In one window of Microplitis demolitor isolate Queensland-Clemson2020A chromosome 4, iyMicDemo2.1a, whole genome shotgun sequence DNA:
- the LOC103576116 gene encoding adenylate kinase isoenzyme 1 — MKTIWVIGGPGCGKGTQCSKIIDKYGLLHISSGDLLREEVASGSSRGASLQDLMSKGLFVPTDVVLSLIKERMDKARQDGSTKTGFLIDGYPRELEQGLQFEKDVCPVDLILFFDVKNDTMKTRLLGRAAVSQRADDNEETIVKRIEIFNEKNNKIVEHYKDKVVRINAEGTIDGIFSEASKALEPLFS, encoded by the exons atgaagacTATTTGGGTAATTGGTGGACCAGGTTGTGGAAAAGGAACTCAATGCAGTAAAATAATAGACAAATATGGATTATTGCATATAAGTAGTGGTGATTTATTACGTGAAGAGGTTGCAAGTGGAAGTTCTCGAGGTGCATCACTTCAGGATCTCATGTCCAAAGGACTTTTTGTTCCTAcg gATGTTGTGTTATCATTGATCAAAGAACGAATGGACAAAGCACGTCAAGACGGAAGTACTAAAACAGGATTTTTGATTGATGGATATCCTCGTGAGTTGGAACAAGGTCTTCAATTTGAAAAAGAC GTATGTCCGGtagatttaatattattttttgatgttAAAAATGATACTATGAAAACTAGATTACTTGGGCGTGCTGCTGTTTCTCAAAGGGCTGATGACAATGAAGAGACAATTGTTAAAagaatcgaaatttttaacgaaaaaaacaataaaattgttgaacACTACAAAGATAAAGTCGTACGA ataaatgcCGAAGGTACTATTGATGGTATTTTTAGTGAGGCCTCCAAAGCTCTAGAGCCTTTATTCAGTTAA